One genomic region from Geotrypetes seraphini chromosome 17, aGeoSer1.1, whole genome shotgun sequence encodes:
- the HRH1 gene encoding histamine H1 receptor — protein MWNTNQSTPANSTEIHSATLGLTLGTISLFTIIMNILVLYAVKTERKLHTVGNLYIISLSVADLIVGVAVMPLNIVYLLSREWILGRPVCLFWLSMDYVASTASIFSLFILCLDRYRSVRQPLQYLKYRTKTRASVMISGAWLLSSMWIIPILGWHVFANGGIREVPEHTCETEFHRVTWFKVLTATVNFYIPSLLMLWFYTKIYKAVREHYQHRELGNGAFRSVDNNRIMQNEKLQKLCLKMQDKDRNHKVSTARFLDPCSAVQHGNYTRPKGMEEAVQLNDFKQPPQLTGSNNEVVKLCCFPFTIAQAHPCITKVKRGYADARHGNVKEQETFSQNQELTDTSDEHTFADIGSCKAISHEMAEEKSGTRGSASLSYLRYTWDRLRSHSRQHIQGLHLKRERKAAKQLGFIMAAFMLCWIPYFVLFMVIAFCQDCCNHNFHMFTIWLGYVNSTLNPLIYPLCNENFKKTFKKIFHIQ, from the coding sequence ATGTGGAACACGAACCAAAGCACACCAGCAAACTCAACCGAGATTCATTCTGCGACCCTGGGCCTGACCTTGGGCACCATATCTCTTTTCACCATCATCATGAATATATTGGTCCTTTATGCTGTAAAGACAGAACGCAAGCTTCATACAGTGGGCAACCTATACATCATCAGTTTGTCTGTAGCTGATCTCATTGTGGGCGTGGCTGTCATGCCCCTGAACATCGTCTACCTGCTTTCCCGTGAGTGGATTCTAGGAAGGCCTGTCTGCCTTTTTTGGCTCTCGATGGATTATGTTGCAAGTACAGCCTCGATCTTCAGTCTTTTTATACTATGTTTAGACCGTTACCGCTCAGTGCGGCAGCCTTTACAGTACCTAAAGTACCGAACTAAAACCCGAGCATCTGTAATGATTTCCGGAGCTTGGCTGCTTTCATCCATGTGGATTATCCCTATCTTAGGTTGGCATGTTTTCGCCAATGGTGGGATCAGAGAGGTGCCGGAGCACACGTGTGAAACAGAGTTTCATAGGGTCACATGGTTTAAAGTTCTGACAGCAACTGTGAACTTCTATATTCCCTCCTTATTAATGCTCTGGTTCTACACAAAAATATACAAGGCTGTCAGGGAACATTACCAGCATCGTGAACTCGGCAATGGGGCATTTCGATCTGTCGACAACAACAGGATAATGCAGAACGAGAAACTGCAAAAGCTTTGTTTGAAAATGCAAGATAAAGATAGAAACCACAAAGTGTCCACTGCGCGCTTTCTAGACCCTTGCAGTGCTGTGCAACATGGAAACTACACTCGGCCGAAAGGCATGGAGGAAGCAGTCCAGCTGAATGACTTTAAACAACCTCCTCAACTCACGGGAAGCAACAATGAAGTGGTGAAGCTGTGCTGTTTCCCTTTTACCATTGCGCAGGCTCACCCATGCATCACTAAAGTTAAGAGAGGTTATGCCGATGCAAGGCATGGCAATGTGAAAGAACAAGAGACTTTTTCACAAAATCAGGAGCTGACCGATACCTCTGATGAACATACCTTTGCCGACATTGGTTCCTGCAAAGCGATTTCCCATGAAATGGCTGAGGAAAAATCGGGAACTCGGGGCTCGGCAAGTTTAAGTTACCTTAGGTACACTTGGGACAGATTACGCTCCCACTCCAGGCAGCATATTCAGGGGCTTCACCTGAAAAGGGAGCGGAAAGCTGCTAAGCAGCTGGGTTTCATCATGGCAGCCTTCATGCTGTGCTGGATCCCGTACTTTGTGCTCTTCATGGTCATCGCCTTCTGCCAGGACTGCTGCAACCACAATTTCCACATGTTTACCATCTGGCTTGGCTACGTCAATTCAACTTTAAACCCACTGATCTACCCTCTGTGCAACGAGAACTtcaagaaaacttttaaaaagatCTTTCATATTCAATAA